The following coding sequences are from one Panicum hallii strain FIL2 chromosome 5, PHallii_v3.1, whole genome shotgun sequence window:
- the LOC112893963 gene encoding uncharacterized protein LOC112893963 isoform X4, whose protein sequence is MDRLADGLAAASISDPADQGAAAAGGGPSADYLLSVMRAVEGADATIRSQMEENNRLKEELLRKTQQLQRIREDATSQSSSSGVGQERNSVANKMDGSKSFDNGSSINPQITSIYPQNGSFGSREHLIQESMKQKYVDSPQANGAFKRSLGEQTPGDNGGPTQFSTPSSRSLSPNRHRKDGEYDSRLLPVSGMNSNISWKQDLTVKVKEGEEEIKQLKKHLADYTVKEAQILTDKYMLEKRIAYMRLAFDQQQQDLVDAASKALSYRQDIIEENIRLTYALQAAQQERSTFISSLLPLLSEYDNLQPSVLDAQSIVGNLKVLFTHMQEQLIVSEEKLRESRYQITPWHTELLNGTSHPVPTDPPAGKSKSSLDIVHQTAYPHVQSPMSSPVQARGDWGAFSNRNHQIIPSEVPTRNAEHDDMGGNSLSSRNQFRTEVPAQVSQGDSHAVRFHETPIQNPPFKGLSRNDVLDGSESAEVQNTQEPSTRWGPGDSPNLASGLEDANPSYPYLPTVLEEPGSSFSEAADDDPLPGIEGLQITGEAFPGRELQASGYPINGTTTCNFEWVRHLEDGSVNFIDGARQPSYVVTADDVDTLLAIEVQPLDDRKRKGEFIKVYANEQRKISCDPETKELIKKTLEIGHVTYEVQVQLPQVRFLDMWEPAVLAIKREGYSIKCNGQRGVVITEKFQEATAIKIPYGRQTEFSIISADGVDYNLKPAENTLLRDTIVLVLRLFKNMAVERRRGRKKGLFFK, encoded by the exons ATGGACCGCCTCGCCGACGGCCTCGCCGCGGCATCCATCTCCGACCCCGCGGACCAGGGCGCCGCGGCTGCCGGAGGCGGGCCCAGCGCCGATTACCTCCTCAGCGTCATGCGCGCCGTCGAGGGCGCCGACGCCACCATCCGCAGCCAG ATGGAAGAGAATAACCGCCTTAAGGAGGAGCTGTTGCGAAAAACACAACAGCTACAGAGGATC AGGGAAGATGCTACATCCCAAAGTTCTTCAAGTGGAGTAGGCCAAGAGCGCAATTCTGTTGCTAATAAAATGGATGGCTCAAAGTCATTTGACAATGGCTCTTCAATAAATCCCCAAATTACCTCTATTTATCCTCAGAATGGGAGTTTTGGAAGCAGAGAGCATCTGATTCAGGAAAGCATGAAGCAGAAGTACGTTGACAGTCCCCAGGCTAACGGAGCATTTAAAAGGTCATTAGGGGAACAGACTCCTGGTGACAACGGTGGCCCCACACAGTTCTCCACTCCCTCATCTCGGTCCCTTTCTCCAAATAG GCACAGAAAAGATGGAGAGTATGACTCCAGGTTACTGCCAGTTTCAGGGATGAATTCAAATATATCCTGGAAGCAA GACCTTACTGTTAAGGTCAAAGAAGGTGAAGAAGAGATTAAACAATTAAAGAAGCATCTTGCTGACTACACTGTGAAG GAAGCCCAAATACTCACTGATAAATATATGTTGGAAAAACGGATTGCCTATATGCGTTTG GCATTTGATCAGCAGCAGCAAGATTTAGTTGATGCAGCATCAAAAGCTTTGTCATACAGGCAAGATATTATTGAGGAAAACATCCGTCTAACATATGCATTGCAG GCAGCCCAACAAGAAAGATCGACTTTCATATCTTCTTTGCTGCCTCTTCTGTCTGAATACGACAATCTCCAGCCTTCTGTTCTTGATGCCCAATCAATTGTCGGTAATCTAAAG GTTTTGTTTACGCATATGCAGGAGCAACTTATTGTTTCTGAG GAGAAATTAAGGGAATCACGGTACCAAATTACTCCATGGCATACCGAATTGTTGAATGGTACCAGCCATCCTGTACCTACTGATCCTCCTGCTGGAAAA AGCAAAAGCAGCCTTGATATTGTTCACCAGACAGCATATCCTCACGTACAATCGCCAATGTCTTCCCCAGTTCAAGCTAGAGGTGATTGGGGTGCATTCAGTAACAGAAACCATCAAATTATTCCAAGTGAGGTTCCTACAAGAAATGCTGAGCATGATGACATGGGAGGGAACTCTCTTTCAAGCAG AAACCAATTTAGGACAGAAGTTCCTGCTCAAGTATCTCAAGGTGATTCTCATGCTGTCCGTTTTCACGAGACCCCGATTCAAAACCCACCATTCAAGGGTCTCAGTAGAAATGACGTACTGGATGGTTCAGAGAGTGCTGAAGTCCAAAACACTCAAGAACCTTCTACTCGATGGGGTCCTGGGGACTCGCCTAATTTGGCATCTGGCCTTGAGGATGCAAACCCTTCATATCCTTATCTTCCTACAGTCCTTGAGGAGCCTGGTTCTTCTTTCTCCGAGG CTGCAGATGATGATCCATTGCCAGGCATAGAAGGGCTTCAAATCACAGGTGAAGCTTTTCCTGGACGAGAACTTCAAGCAAGTGGGTACCCCATCAATGGTACCACCACTTGTAATTTTGAG TGGGTGCGCCATTTAGAAGATGGTTCTGTAAATTTCATAGACG GAGCAAGGCAGCCTAGCTATGTTGTTACAGCTGATGATGTGGACACTTTACTAGCCATTGAAGTCCAGCCCCTAGATGATAGGAAAAGAAAG GGGGAATTTATCAAGGTTTATGCTAACGAGCAAAGAAAAATTTCATGTG ATCCTGAAACAAAGGAGCTTATTAAGAAAACTCTTGAAATTGGGCACGTGACCTATGAAGTCCAAGTTCAACTGCCT CAGGTCAGATTTTTAGACATGTGGGAACCAGCTGTTTTAGCAATAAAGAGGGAAGGTTACAGCATTAAATGTAATGGGCAGCGTGGTGTTGTTATTACAGAGAAATTTCAGGAAGCAACTGCT ATTAAGATTCCATATGGGCGTCAAACGGAATTTTCAATTATATCTGCTGATGGTGTTGATTATAATCTGAAGCCAGCAGAAAATACACT GTTGCGGGATACCATTGTTCTTGTATTAAGATTGTTCAAAAATATG GCTGTTGAGAGGAGAAGAGGAAGAAAGAAGGGCCTTTTCTTCAAGTAG
- the LOC112893963 gene encoding uncharacterized protein LOC112893963 isoform X3 yields MDRLADGLAAASISDPADQGAAAAGGGPSADYLLSVMRAVEGADATIRSQMEENNRLKEELLRKTQQLQRIREDATSQSSSSGVGQERNSVANKMDGSKSFDNGSSINPQITSIYPQNGSFGSREHLIQESMKQKYVDSPQANGAFKRSLGEQTPGDNGGPTQFSTPSSRSLSPNRHRKDGEYDSRLLPVSGMNSNISWKQDLTVKVKEGEEEIKQLKKHLADYTVKEAQILTDKYMLEKRIAYMRLAFDQQQQDLVDAASKALSYRQDIIEENIRLTYALQAAQQERSTFISSLLPLLSEYDNLQPSVLDAQSIVGNLKVLFTHMQEQLIVSEEKLRESRYQITPWHTELLNGTSHPVPTDPPAGKVLSKSSLDIVHQTAYPHVQSPMSSPVQARGDWGAFSNRNHQIIPSEVPTRNAEHDDMGGNSLSSRNQFRTEVPAQVSQGDSHAVRFHETPIQNPPFKGLSRNDVLDGSESAEVQNTQEPSTRWGPGDSPNLASGLEDANPSYPYLPTVLEEPGSSFSEAADDDPLPGIEGLQITGEAFPGRELQASGYPINGTTTCNFEWVRHLEDGSVNFIDGARQPSYVVTADDVDTLLAIEVQPLDDRKRKGEFIKVYANEQRKISCDPETKELIKKTLEIGHVTYEVQVQLPQVRFLDMWEPAVLAIKREGYSIKCNGQRGVVITEKFQEATAIKIPYGRQTEFSIISADGVDYNLKPAENTLLRDTIVLVLRLFKNMAVERRRGRKKGLFFK; encoded by the exons ATGGACCGCCTCGCCGACGGCCTCGCCGCGGCATCCATCTCCGACCCCGCGGACCAGGGCGCCGCGGCTGCCGGAGGCGGGCCCAGCGCCGATTACCTCCTCAGCGTCATGCGCGCCGTCGAGGGCGCCGACGCCACCATCCGCAGCCAG ATGGAAGAGAATAACCGCCTTAAGGAGGAGCTGTTGCGAAAAACACAACAGCTACAGAGGATC AGGGAAGATGCTACATCCCAAAGTTCTTCAAGTGGAGTAGGCCAAGAGCGCAATTCTGTTGCTAATAAAATGGATGGCTCAAAGTCATTTGACAATGGCTCTTCAATAAATCCCCAAATTACCTCTATTTATCCTCAGAATGGGAGTTTTGGAAGCAGAGAGCATCTGATTCAGGAAAGCATGAAGCAGAAGTACGTTGACAGTCCCCAGGCTAACGGAGCATTTAAAAGGTCATTAGGGGAACAGACTCCTGGTGACAACGGTGGCCCCACACAGTTCTCCACTCCCTCATCTCGGTCCCTTTCTCCAAATAG GCACAGAAAAGATGGAGAGTATGACTCCAGGTTACTGCCAGTTTCAGGGATGAATTCAAATATATCCTGGAAGCAA GACCTTACTGTTAAGGTCAAAGAAGGTGAAGAAGAGATTAAACAATTAAAGAAGCATCTTGCTGACTACACTGTGAAG GAAGCCCAAATACTCACTGATAAATATATGTTGGAAAAACGGATTGCCTATATGCGTTTG GCATTTGATCAGCAGCAGCAAGATTTAGTTGATGCAGCATCAAAAGCTTTGTCATACAGGCAAGATATTATTGAGGAAAACATCCGTCTAACATATGCATTGCAG GCAGCCCAACAAGAAAGATCGACTTTCATATCTTCTTTGCTGCCTCTTCTGTCTGAATACGACAATCTCCAGCCTTCTGTTCTTGATGCCCAATCAATTGTCGGTAATCTAAAG GTTTTGTTTACGCATATGCAGGAGCAACTTATTGTTTCTGAG GAGAAATTAAGGGAATCACGGTACCAAATTACTCCATGGCATACCGAATTGTTGAATGGTACCAGCCATCCTGTACCTACTGATCCTCCTGCTGGAAAAGTATTG AGCAAAAGCAGCCTTGATATTGTTCACCAGACAGCATATCCTCACGTACAATCGCCAATGTCTTCCCCAGTTCAAGCTAGAGGTGATTGGGGTGCATTCAGTAACAGAAACCATCAAATTATTCCAAGTGAGGTTCCTACAAGAAATGCTGAGCATGATGACATGGGAGGGAACTCTCTTTCAAGCAG AAACCAATTTAGGACAGAAGTTCCTGCTCAAGTATCTCAAGGTGATTCTCATGCTGTCCGTTTTCACGAGACCCCGATTCAAAACCCACCATTCAAGGGTCTCAGTAGAAATGACGTACTGGATGGTTCAGAGAGTGCTGAAGTCCAAAACACTCAAGAACCTTCTACTCGATGGGGTCCTGGGGACTCGCCTAATTTGGCATCTGGCCTTGAGGATGCAAACCCTTCATATCCTTATCTTCCTACAGTCCTTGAGGAGCCTGGTTCTTCTTTCTCCGAGG CTGCAGATGATGATCCATTGCCAGGCATAGAAGGGCTTCAAATCACAGGTGAAGCTTTTCCTGGACGAGAACTTCAAGCAAGTGGGTACCCCATCAATGGTACCACCACTTGTAATTTTGAG TGGGTGCGCCATTTAGAAGATGGTTCTGTAAATTTCATAGACG GAGCAAGGCAGCCTAGCTATGTTGTTACAGCTGATGATGTGGACACTTTACTAGCCATTGAAGTCCAGCCCCTAGATGATAGGAAAAGAAAG GGGGAATTTATCAAGGTTTATGCTAACGAGCAAAGAAAAATTTCATGTG ATCCTGAAACAAAGGAGCTTATTAAGAAAACTCTTGAAATTGGGCACGTGACCTATGAAGTCCAAGTTCAACTGCCT CAGGTCAGATTTTTAGACATGTGGGAACCAGCTGTTTTAGCAATAAAGAGGGAAGGTTACAGCATTAAATGTAATGGGCAGCGTGGTGTTGTTATTACAGAGAAATTTCAGGAAGCAACTGCT ATTAAGATTCCATATGGGCGTCAAACGGAATTTTCAATTATATCTGCTGATGGTGTTGATTATAATCTGAAGCCAGCAGAAAATACACT GTTGCGGGATACCATTGTTCTTGTATTAAGATTGTTCAAAAATATG GCTGTTGAGAGGAGAAGAGGAAGAAAGAAGGGCCTTTTCTTCAAGTAG
- the LOC112893963 gene encoding uncharacterized protein LOC112893963 isoform X1, which yields MDRLADGLAAASISDPADQGAAAAGGGPSADYLLSVMRAVEGADATIRSQMEENNRLKEELLRKTQQLQRIREDATSQSSSSGVGQERNSVANKMDGSKSFDNGSSINPQITSIYPQNGSFGSREHLIQESMKQKYVDSPQANGAFKRSLGEQTPGDNGGPTQFSTPSSRSLSPNRHRKDGEYDSRLLPVSGMNSNISWKQDLTVKVKEGEEEIKQLKKHLADYTVKEAQILTDKYMLEKRIAYMRLAFDQQQQDLVDAASKALSYRQDIIEENIRLTYALQAAQQERSTFISSLLPLLSEYDNLQPSVLDAQSIVGNLKVLFTHMQEQLIVSEEKLRESRYQITPWHTELLNGTSHPVPTDPPAGKVLVTTSKSSLDIVHQTAYPHVQSPMSSPVQARGDWGAFSNRNHQIIPSEVPTRNAEHDDMGGNSLSSRNQFRTEVPAQVSQGDSHAVRFHETPIQNPPFKGLSRNDVLDGSESAEVQNTQEPSTRWGPGDSPNLASGLEDANPSYPYLPTVLEEPGSSFSEAADDDPLPGIEGLQITGEAFPGRELQASGYPINGTTTCNFEWVRHLEDGSVNFIDGARQPSYVVTADDVDTLLAIEVQPLDDRKRKGEFIKVYANEQRKISCDPETKELIKKTLEIGHVTYEVQVQLPQVRFLDMWEPAVLAIKREGYSIKCNGQRGVVITEKFQEATAIKIPYGRQTEFSIISADGVDYNLKPAENTLLRDTIVLVLRLFKNMAVERRRGRKKGLFFK from the exons ATGGACCGCCTCGCCGACGGCCTCGCCGCGGCATCCATCTCCGACCCCGCGGACCAGGGCGCCGCGGCTGCCGGAGGCGGGCCCAGCGCCGATTACCTCCTCAGCGTCATGCGCGCCGTCGAGGGCGCCGACGCCACCATCCGCAGCCAG ATGGAAGAGAATAACCGCCTTAAGGAGGAGCTGTTGCGAAAAACACAACAGCTACAGAGGATC AGGGAAGATGCTACATCCCAAAGTTCTTCAAGTGGAGTAGGCCAAGAGCGCAATTCTGTTGCTAATAAAATGGATGGCTCAAAGTCATTTGACAATGGCTCTTCAATAAATCCCCAAATTACCTCTATTTATCCTCAGAATGGGAGTTTTGGAAGCAGAGAGCATCTGATTCAGGAAAGCATGAAGCAGAAGTACGTTGACAGTCCCCAGGCTAACGGAGCATTTAAAAGGTCATTAGGGGAACAGACTCCTGGTGACAACGGTGGCCCCACACAGTTCTCCACTCCCTCATCTCGGTCCCTTTCTCCAAATAG GCACAGAAAAGATGGAGAGTATGACTCCAGGTTACTGCCAGTTTCAGGGATGAATTCAAATATATCCTGGAAGCAA GACCTTACTGTTAAGGTCAAAGAAGGTGAAGAAGAGATTAAACAATTAAAGAAGCATCTTGCTGACTACACTGTGAAG GAAGCCCAAATACTCACTGATAAATATATGTTGGAAAAACGGATTGCCTATATGCGTTTG GCATTTGATCAGCAGCAGCAAGATTTAGTTGATGCAGCATCAAAAGCTTTGTCATACAGGCAAGATATTATTGAGGAAAACATCCGTCTAACATATGCATTGCAG GCAGCCCAACAAGAAAGATCGACTTTCATATCTTCTTTGCTGCCTCTTCTGTCTGAATACGACAATCTCCAGCCTTCTGTTCTTGATGCCCAATCAATTGTCGGTAATCTAAAG GTTTTGTTTACGCATATGCAGGAGCAACTTATTGTTTCTGAG GAGAAATTAAGGGAATCACGGTACCAAATTACTCCATGGCATACCGAATTGTTGAATGGTACCAGCCATCCTGTACCTACTGATCCTCCTGCTGGAAAAGTATTGGTGACTACA AGCAAAAGCAGCCTTGATATTGTTCACCAGACAGCATATCCTCACGTACAATCGCCAATGTCTTCCCCAGTTCAAGCTAGAGGTGATTGGGGTGCATTCAGTAACAGAAACCATCAAATTATTCCAAGTGAGGTTCCTACAAGAAATGCTGAGCATGATGACATGGGAGGGAACTCTCTTTCAAGCAG AAACCAATTTAGGACAGAAGTTCCTGCTCAAGTATCTCAAGGTGATTCTCATGCTGTCCGTTTTCACGAGACCCCGATTCAAAACCCACCATTCAAGGGTCTCAGTAGAAATGACGTACTGGATGGTTCAGAGAGTGCTGAAGTCCAAAACACTCAAGAACCTTCTACTCGATGGGGTCCTGGGGACTCGCCTAATTTGGCATCTGGCCTTGAGGATGCAAACCCTTCATATCCTTATCTTCCTACAGTCCTTGAGGAGCCTGGTTCTTCTTTCTCCGAGG CTGCAGATGATGATCCATTGCCAGGCATAGAAGGGCTTCAAATCACAGGTGAAGCTTTTCCTGGACGAGAACTTCAAGCAAGTGGGTACCCCATCAATGGTACCACCACTTGTAATTTTGAG TGGGTGCGCCATTTAGAAGATGGTTCTGTAAATTTCATAGACG GAGCAAGGCAGCCTAGCTATGTTGTTACAGCTGATGATGTGGACACTTTACTAGCCATTGAAGTCCAGCCCCTAGATGATAGGAAAAGAAAG GGGGAATTTATCAAGGTTTATGCTAACGAGCAAAGAAAAATTTCATGTG ATCCTGAAACAAAGGAGCTTATTAAGAAAACTCTTGAAATTGGGCACGTGACCTATGAAGTCCAAGTTCAACTGCCT CAGGTCAGATTTTTAGACATGTGGGAACCAGCTGTTTTAGCAATAAAGAGGGAAGGTTACAGCATTAAATGTAATGGGCAGCGTGGTGTTGTTATTACAGAGAAATTTCAGGAAGCAACTGCT ATTAAGATTCCATATGGGCGTCAAACGGAATTTTCAATTATATCTGCTGATGGTGTTGATTATAATCTGAAGCCAGCAGAAAATACACT GTTGCGGGATACCATTGTTCTTGTATTAAGATTGTTCAAAAATATG GCTGTTGAGAGGAGAAGAGGAAGAAAGAAGGGCCTTTTCTTCAAGTAG
- the LOC112893963 gene encoding uncharacterized protein LOC112893963 isoform X5, whose translation MDRLADGLAAASISDPADQGAAAAGGGPSADYLLSVMRAVEGADATIRSQREDATSQSSSSGVGQERNSVANKMDGSKSFDNGSSINPQITSIYPQNGSFGSREHLIQESMKQKYVDSPQANGAFKRSLGEQTPGDNGGPTQFSTPSSRSLSPNRHRKDGEYDSRLLPVSGMNSNISWKQDLTVKVKEGEEEIKQLKKHLADYTVKEAQILTDKYMLEKRIAYMRLAFDQQQQDLVDAASKALSYRQDIIEENIRLTYALQAAQQERSTFISSLLPLLSEYDNLQPSVLDAQSIVGNLKVLFTHMQEQLIVSEEKLRESRYQITPWHTELLNGTSHPVPTDPPAGKVLVTTSKSSLDIVHQTAYPHVQSPMSSPVQARGDWGAFSNRNHQIIPSEVPTRNAEHDDMGGNSLSSRNQFRTEVPAQVSQGDSHAVRFHETPIQNPPFKGLSRNDVLDGSESAEVQNTQEPSTRWGPGDSPNLASGLEDANPSYPYLPTVLEEPGSSFSEAADDDPLPGIEGLQITGEAFPGRELQASGYPINGTTTCNFEWVRHLEDGSVNFIDGARQPSYVVTADDVDTLLAIEVQPLDDRKRKGEFIKVYANEQRKISCDPETKELIKKTLEIGHVTYEVQVQLPQVRFLDMWEPAVLAIKREGYSIKCNGQRGVVITEKFQEATAIKIPYGRQTEFSIISADGVDYNLKPAENTLLRDTIVLVLRLFKNMAVERRRGRKKGLFFK comes from the exons ATGGACCGCCTCGCCGACGGCCTCGCCGCGGCATCCATCTCCGACCCCGCGGACCAGGGCGCCGCGGCTGCCGGAGGCGGGCCCAGCGCCGATTACCTCCTCAGCGTCATGCGCGCCGTCGAGGGCGCCGACGCCACCATCCGCAGCCAG AGGGAAGATGCTACATCCCAAAGTTCTTCAAGTGGAGTAGGCCAAGAGCGCAATTCTGTTGCTAATAAAATGGATGGCTCAAAGTCATTTGACAATGGCTCTTCAATAAATCCCCAAATTACCTCTATTTATCCTCAGAATGGGAGTTTTGGAAGCAGAGAGCATCTGATTCAGGAAAGCATGAAGCAGAAGTACGTTGACAGTCCCCAGGCTAACGGAGCATTTAAAAGGTCATTAGGGGAACAGACTCCTGGTGACAACGGTGGCCCCACACAGTTCTCCACTCCCTCATCTCGGTCCCTTTCTCCAAATAG GCACAGAAAAGATGGAGAGTATGACTCCAGGTTACTGCCAGTTTCAGGGATGAATTCAAATATATCCTGGAAGCAA GACCTTACTGTTAAGGTCAAAGAAGGTGAAGAAGAGATTAAACAATTAAAGAAGCATCTTGCTGACTACACTGTGAAG GAAGCCCAAATACTCACTGATAAATATATGTTGGAAAAACGGATTGCCTATATGCGTTTG GCATTTGATCAGCAGCAGCAAGATTTAGTTGATGCAGCATCAAAAGCTTTGTCATACAGGCAAGATATTATTGAGGAAAACATCCGTCTAACATATGCATTGCAG GCAGCCCAACAAGAAAGATCGACTTTCATATCTTCTTTGCTGCCTCTTCTGTCTGAATACGACAATCTCCAGCCTTCTGTTCTTGATGCCCAATCAATTGTCGGTAATCTAAAG GTTTTGTTTACGCATATGCAGGAGCAACTTATTGTTTCTGAG GAGAAATTAAGGGAATCACGGTACCAAATTACTCCATGGCATACCGAATTGTTGAATGGTACCAGCCATCCTGTACCTACTGATCCTCCTGCTGGAAAAGTATTGGTGACTACA AGCAAAAGCAGCCTTGATATTGTTCACCAGACAGCATATCCTCACGTACAATCGCCAATGTCTTCCCCAGTTCAAGCTAGAGGTGATTGGGGTGCATTCAGTAACAGAAACCATCAAATTATTCCAAGTGAGGTTCCTACAAGAAATGCTGAGCATGATGACATGGGAGGGAACTCTCTTTCAAGCAG AAACCAATTTAGGACAGAAGTTCCTGCTCAAGTATCTCAAGGTGATTCTCATGCTGTCCGTTTTCACGAGACCCCGATTCAAAACCCACCATTCAAGGGTCTCAGTAGAAATGACGTACTGGATGGTTCAGAGAGTGCTGAAGTCCAAAACACTCAAGAACCTTCTACTCGATGGGGTCCTGGGGACTCGCCTAATTTGGCATCTGGCCTTGAGGATGCAAACCCTTCATATCCTTATCTTCCTACAGTCCTTGAGGAGCCTGGTTCTTCTTTCTCCGAGG CTGCAGATGATGATCCATTGCCAGGCATAGAAGGGCTTCAAATCACAGGTGAAGCTTTTCCTGGACGAGAACTTCAAGCAAGTGGGTACCCCATCAATGGTACCACCACTTGTAATTTTGAG TGGGTGCGCCATTTAGAAGATGGTTCTGTAAATTTCATAGACG GAGCAAGGCAGCCTAGCTATGTTGTTACAGCTGATGATGTGGACACTTTACTAGCCATTGAAGTCCAGCCCCTAGATGATAGGAAAAGAAAG GGGGAATTTATCAAGGTTTATGCTAACGAGCAAAGAAAAATTTCATGTG ATCCTGAAACAAAGGAGCTTATTAAGAAAACTCTTGAAATTGGGCACGTGACCTATGAAGTCCAAGTTCAACTGCCT CAGGTCAGATTTTTAGACATGTGGGAACCAGCTGTTTTAGCAATAAAGAGGGAAGGTTACAGCATTAAATGTAATGGGCAGCGTGGTGTTGTTATTACAGAGAAATTTCAGGAAGCAACTGCT ATTAAGATTCCATATGGGCGTCAAACGGAATTTTCAATTATATCTGCTGATGGTGTTGATTATAATCTGAAGCCAGCAGAAAATACACT GTTGCGGGATACCATTGTTCTTGTATTAAGATTGTTCAAAAATATG GCTGTTGAGAGGAGAAGAGGAAGAAAGAAGGGCCTTTTCTTCAAGTAG